Within Theileria orientalis strain Shintoku DNA, chromosome 4, complete genome, the genomic segment aaatatagatataaaaaatagatatataatTAAGCGAgtatataagtaaatacaCGTAAACAAGCTATTTAGATACTGAAAAAACATATTAGTTATTGATAGAACATTCACACTAGCATAGCaactaaaaattagtataacaagtaaaatattaattagcataacaagtaaaatatttgtggcttattaaaataatattgtaGGAGACAACAACTTAGAATAGTGTCCCAGAGGGATGATAAATTCACGGAAATAGCCAAAAATTTTGATAAACTGACGAACTTTGAATATGGAGAGATAGTGAAGTATTCGAAGGAAATGTATTCAATAATTAAGTTGGAGTTCGATTTTGCAAGAAGCGCAAACAGCGAATACCTCGAGGAACTTAAGAGCTGTGACACACAACTGAAGGAGTTTGAAGTGGAAAATGACATTTCAGAGCAGCTATCAGGACTATTCGAGTCAATAGCAGCAAAGTTGGATCCACCAGGACAAAACACAAACGCAGAGCTCACACCTGCACAAcaacaaacacaaaaaacAGAGTTAAAGCAAGATGTAAAAGTAGAAGGAGAATCCGGGTGGACAACAGGAGACCTGGGAAGGCTGGCGAAGGCAGTAGAAGCAAACCCGCCGGGAACGCCGGGACGCTGGAACCTGATATCGAAGTTCGTGAGAACAAAGTCGGCAGGACAGTGCATAGAAATGGCGAAGCTGGTGGCAACGAACGCAGACATATCGAGTTACATGGCCTCGGAGACAAGGGCCGCAGGGATTAACGGAGACAGCACTGCTGCCGTGAACAACGGCCCGACCAAGACCAACGGGAACGTGACGGAGGCAGCCGTCGAAGTCCCAGCCTCAGCCTCAGGCTGGACAAAGGAGCAGCAGACGGTAAGCGCACGAGTCTCGCCCTTAGCCAATTAACACTGTAGGCGTTCGAACAGGCGCTAGCGAAGTACCCATCGCACATCGATCCTCTGGTCAGATGGAGAAAGATAGCGTCCGAGGTCCCGGGGAAAACGCCCAAGGAGTGCCTATCCAGATTCAAGGAGGTAAGTTTCGACCATGCGTATTAGTTAGACCACATATGTAGCATTATTATAGTATCTGTGGTAATACCAACAGCAGTAGAATCAGTAGTACTAGTAGCACTCATTTATGCTCCACCGTAGATTAAAGCCGCGATCGCCTCCAGGAAGTAGTAGCAATTTAAGGACGTAATGTTCTTTCagtataaacacatatgcATTagatagtaaaaataactaaaagCGTAGCTGTGGGAGTGAGTACCACGTATGCTAGTGTCAATAGTACATTAACGCTGCCTAGGAGCGCGCAGAGTGCGGTTGCCCTTGTTCCTAGCCCTGCGCTCCTTGACGATCCTCCTGACCTTGGCAGGGCACCGGAAGGGCGGTTTCTCGTCAGAGGGAGCCCGAACGACAATCACGTTCAGCTTGGACATGCGCTTCATccgcttcttcttcttgtgCTTCTTAATCTTAAACTTGCGCCTCTTAAGAGTACTGATGGGCCTGGAGGGTGAAAGGCAGTAAGGTGATGAAACTACATTGAGCAGATTGAAAAAGCTGCGATAAAAACAAGGCAGAAACCAGTGAAGTTTATGAGTGAAGACTCCACTTGAAGAAGATGGGTTTAAGTTGTGTGAAAACGAAGAAAAAGCTCTACTTGAGTTGAGTGTGTAATGAGTGCTTGACAAATTAagagctgaagaagataaagagTTGTGGGCTTTAGATACACTCACAGGGCTAATTATActaaaaacattaaaaaaattataaaaactgCTGTTAATACGCTTAAAGGGACTTATTCGCGAACAAAATCTTGGAATCATAAAGTAAGTCCGAAGATTCCCAAACTAGTAAACCCGAGTAAAAAAACCATCAAAACGACAaatagtattttttaaatatatgttgattattttactaaatcACAACAGTAAACAAAAGTATGAAATAATCATAACAGTGTTGATTAAATTGGGTGTATCTTCAAGTTcatatttcattttcaatatatattatttatttttatggaATGAATTCAATACATTGTATCATtgttcttttttaaaataatttttaatttataaattatcgCAGAATTCacaaaattatatagaATCTTataattgaatttaaaaatctcatttttaaataaaaagtattatataaaatcattttaaagGAAAGTTATTTGGAATAAAGTGtagtataattaaaatgagcACAGTTTCATTCGGAGATAAGAGTAGATTGATCATTAAGAACATTCCTAACAGCCTTGATAATAAGCTGCTGGATAAGCTcataagtaaaaaatgtagaGACATAGGAGTAACAAAGTGCGATTTGAAGCTTCTAACAAAAGAAAAGAAGGTGAACAAGGAAGTTAAAAGGGTATCTAGAGGGATCTGCTACGTAGGATTCGCATCGGAGAAGGATGCaacaaaatttatgaaaCACTACGATAACTCCTATTTTAACTCGTGTAAAGTCTCCATAGAGTACTCAAAGTCCCCGGGAACAGtagaaaagaaggaagaaataTATAACGGAGTGGAGAAGGTGAAGGCAAAGGAAGGAGGCAAGGTGGTAGTGGAAAAGGAAGTAATGCCGAGGAAAGCAGGAGTAGCCGCAAAGCAAGTGCACATAAAGTTCGACTCAGAAGACTCGGATAATAAGGAGTCGGAGGGAGACGAGGATTTTATAGACCGCAGAGTTGAAAGAAAGAGCGTAAGGATGGAACAGTTGGAAAAGAGAGATCGAAAGAATAGAAAAGAGCTTGAAAGTAGGGAAAATAAGGACAACGAGCACGTGAGTGACGAGAAGGAAGTAGACATGAATAGAGTGGTAATATTTAACCTGCCGTACTCAGTGACCGAGGAGGCGATCAGGAGCCTGGTGAAGCCATTTGGGAAGGTGGAGCAGATACACATACCGTTGCTCAAGTACGACTACAGCGACCCCTCGAGCATGGAAAGTAGAGCGACAAAGGGAATGTGCTACGTGACATTCTGCTTTGAGTCAGACGCAGTGAACTTCGTGGAGCAGAAGAACAAGTCGATCTTCTCAGGAAGGATAATAACAATCGCGCTGGCGAAAAGTAAGCaccaggaggaggaagggCCGGCAAGGGTCGAAAAGTACCACAACAAGAGGAGGAACGAAGAAACGTACTCGAAGTTtaagatgaagaagaggaaggaggaGATAGGGAACCAGGACATCTGGAACGCACTGCACATCGACATACACGCAGCAATAAGAACGATAAGCGCAGAGCTGGGAGTGAGCTCGGAGGAGATATTGAAGGGAGAAGAGGCAGGAGTTAACGTGGCGCTCTCGGAGTCATACATACTTAACaagctgaagaagtggCTGGAGGACCAGGGAGTAAACCACGAGGCGGGAGACTACGACCAGGAGGACCTGCACGAAGACACGCTGATGATCAAGAACCTGCCGTACAACGCGGACGACAGGGAGCTGATAAGGCTCTTCGGAAGCTGCGGTCAGATAGTGCGGTTCGCAACGTCGCCGTATAAGCTGCTGGGCCTGGTGCAGTACAGCAACAAGCACGAGTGCGATAGAGCTTTCAGAACTCTCTCGTACAAGATGTACAAGAGCCTGCCAATATACCTGCAGAGAGTggcgaagaagctgctgccgAACAGCGCAAcgataaaaacaaacacaaaattGATAGAAGAGGCCAGAGAAGGAATGGAGTCAGACCACGTTGATGGTAGAAGCACGAGTAGTGGAACCAGGGTAGGAGGTACTGAGGATGTAGGTCAATCGGACTTGGAACACACTAGTCGTTCACGTGATGATAAGGATGCCACAAACTACAGAGGCGACGATGCCACTAACCTCGACCCTGACGACGATAATGAAGATGAGTTTACCAAGGAGGAAGAGAACAATAGAATAGGGCACGTTAGCGTATACGTGAGTAATATAGACGCTAGCGTGGATGaagaggagctggaaaaacACTTCGCAAGTCTGAAGGGATACGTTATATCGAAGATAATAAGACCAATACAAGGGGGCTCGGACGAAAGTGATAAAAGTAAAGCGGACAGGCCAAGATACGGATTCATAGAGTTCGACAGCATCGAAAACGCAAAGGAGGCTATAAAGAGGAGATGCGGCACAGTCGTAGCAGGAAAACTGATCAACCTGGAACTGTCGAAAAATAAGCAGACGATCAGCAAGCACAGgaaaaagaaggaaggGGGACCGACGGAGGAGAACGACGTGATCATAGTGAAGAACCTGCCCTTCCAGGCgacgaagaaggagctgagcGACCTCTTTAAGCACTACGCGAACGTGAAGACGGTGAGGCTGCCGAAGTCAGCGGGAAACACGCACCGAGGCTTCGGCTTCGTGGAGTTCATGTCGAAGAGCGACGCGAAGACAGCGATggagaacctgaagaacgtACACCTGTACGGGAGGAGGCTGGTGCTCCAGTACGTGGAGAACACCAAATAATGTGGGTAAAACATAGCACATACGTGGCATATACGGTGTTTGCGTTCATATGGAACAGctgtgtatgtatacatGATGTGTAGTACATGTTGTGGCCATAAATAGGACATATGTGCGTATAAACACCAAAACAGTGTTATTTGTGCAGATAGCAGTGGATTTGGATTTAGTTTTATCATGGAATCCTAGGATCAACGTGGGTGGGCAGAGGGAAGGAAAATTAATTAGGAATCCAGGCTTAATATTGAAATCAAATgggaaaaatataaataataaaagtaatttcGTGGATTTATAACGAGAGTTGGTCGCACATCGAGGACTATAAGTATTCGGTGATACACCTCGCTGCACAAATGGAGTCCGACGTGGAATCCGCGAATACGACTGGAATCATTCTAAAACAATAGCGTATACAACAACCATTTTATGGTTTAATCGAATAGTGTTTTGATTGTTTAAATCTCCCGAACTAACCCTAATTTGGCGCAGTTTGGTATAGGAAGGCCAGTTTCAAGCAcaaatcatttaaatataaatgatcagtacagtttaatttatatatagaaaaagtttaacataaaagtgtaaatttaatttaaatcgggtaaatatacaatgaAAGGTCTTTATAAGTTCCTCGTagtaatatatatgtgcaCAAGGTCGTGTGTGGCCGTGAACAACCACAAAAATAACAGTTTTTTAAACCTTCTATCTAACGACAAGGCCTTTTCTCCGGCAACAGAGCCCGAGGCCCCCGAGGAAGCGCCCGAGAAGCCCTCGAGGGGCTCCCCGAAGACCACAATAGAGAAGATCAAGGGGCTTTTCAAGACTGAGGACAAGGTCTCCACGAAGAGGCAGAACAACGCTC encodes:
- a CDS encoding uncharacterized protein (RNA recognition motif, RNP-1 domain containing protein) encodes the protein MSTVSFGDKSRLIIKNIPNSLDNKLLDKLISKKCRDIGVTKCDLKLLTKEKKVNKEVKRVSRGICYVGFASEKDATKFMKHYDNSYFNSCKVSIEYSKSPGTVEKKEEIYNGVEKVKAKEGGKVVVEKEVMPRKAGVAAKQVHIKFDSEDSDNKESEGDEDFIDRRVERKSVRMEQLEKRDRKNRKELESRENKDNEHVSDEKEVDMNRVVIFNLPYSVTEEAIRSLVKPFGKVEQIHIPLLKYDYSDPSSMESRATKGMCYVTFCFESDAVNFVEQKNKSIFSGRIITIALAKSKHQEEEGPARVEKYHNKRRNEETYSKFKMKKRKEEIGNQDIWNALHIDIHAAIRTISAELGVSSEEILKGEEAGVNVALSESYILNKLKKWLEDQGVNHEAGDYDQEDLHEDTLMIKNLPYNADDRELIRLFGSCGQIVRFATSPYKLLGLVQYSNKHECDRAFRTLSYKMYKSLPIYLQRVAKKLLPNSATIKTNTKLIEEAREGMESDHVDGRSTSSGTRVGGTEDVGQSDLEHTSRSRDDKDATNYRGDDATNLDPDDDNEDEFTKEEENNRIGHVSVYVSNIDASVDEEELEKHFASLKGYVISKIIRPIQGGSDESDKSKADRPRYGFIEFDSIENAKEAIKRRCGTVVAGKLINLELSKNKQTISKHRKKKEGGPTEENDVIIVKNLPFQATKKELSDLFKHYANVKTVRLPKSAGNTHRGFGFVEFMSKSDAKTAMENLKNVHLYGRRLVLQYVENTK